In the Oceanithermus desulfurans genome, one interval contains:
- the rplD gene encoding 50S ribosomal protein L4: MYKVPVIPAKGKATSRELPLPEEVNPHVLYEVVRWQLASRRRGTASTKTRGEVNYSTRKLFPQKGLGRARHGSRGANIFVGGGVVFGPKPRDYGYTLPKKVRRAGLAMALADRAREEKLLVVEAFAGVEGKTKQFVEWAGKHGLDGSERVTLVTADENVRRAARNLPWVVTLSPEGINVYDILRTDRLVLDEAALALALERAGIGGEA, from the coding sequence ATGTACAAGGTTCCCGTCATTCCCGCCAAAGGGAAGGCCACCTCGCGCGAGCTGCCCCTCCCCGAGGAGGTGAACCCCCACGTCCTCTACGAGGTGGTGCGCTGGCAGCTGGCGAGCCGCCGCCGCGGCACCGCCTCGACGAAGACCCGCGGCGAGGTGAACTACTCGACCCGCAAGCTCTTCCCCCAAAAGGGGCTGGGCCGCGCCCGCCACGGCAGCCGCGGCGCCAACATCTTCGTGGGCGGCGGCGTCGTCTTCGGTCCCAAGCCGCGCGACTACGGCTACACCCTGCCCAAGAAGGTCCGCCGCGCCGGCCTGGCGATGGCGCTGGCCGACCGCGCCCGCGAGGAGAAGCTGCTCGTCGTGGAGGCCTTCGCCGGCGTCGAGGGCAAGACCAAGCAGTTCGTGGAGTGGGCCGGTAAGCACGGCCTGGACGGCTCGGAGCGCGTCACCCTGGTGACCGCCGACGAGAACGTGCGCCGCGCGGCGCGCAACCTGCCCTGGGTCGTGACCTTGAGTCCCGAGGGCATCAACGTCTACGACATCCTGCGCACCGACCGGCTCGTCCTCGACGAGGCGGCGCTGGCGCTCGCGCTCGAGCGCGCCGGCATCGGAGGTGAGGCGTGA